The proteins below are encoded in one region of Thermoplasmata archaeon:
- a CDS encoding oligopeptide/dipeptide ABC transporter ATP-binding protein has protein sequence MRAVDGVTFNVREGETVGLVGESGCGKTTVGRLLLRLIEATSGHVYYRPPPQIDSQLDGLYARLSRSELGRRAGAKRGTLAPDASAALEELDELADQYSINRMGAARLRDLRGKLQIVFQDPFSSLSPRMLVRDIIAEPLEIHHSGNRRERQRRVTELLGEVGLNPEHEWRFPHEFSGGQRQRIGIARALALRPEFIVLDEPTSALDVSVQAQILGILKKLQSEHRLAYLFISHHLSVVRAISHRVVVMYLGKAVEQASTERLFSEPLHPYTQALLSAIPIPDPTLKRERIVLAGDVPNPAAPPPGCTFHTRCPAVMPVCSKIEPPLLEVRPQHWVACHLYPTSIRGESVTPPEEAASSGGEAPAPPA, from the coding sequence GTGCGTGCGGTCGATGGGGTCACGTTCAACGTCCGGGAGGGCGAGACCGTCGGCCTCGTCGGCGAGTCCGGGTGCGGCAAGACGACGGTCGGACGCCTGTTGCTCCGCCTGATCGAAGCGACCTCCGGTCACGTGTACTACCGTCCTCCACCCCAGATCGACAGCCAGCTCGACGGGCTCTACGCCCGGCTCTCGCGCTCCGAACTGGGTCGCCGCGCCGGGGCGAAGCGGGGAACGCTCGCACCGGATGCGTCGGCCGCGCTCGAAGAGCTCGACGAGCTCGCCGACCAGTACTCGATCAACCGGATGGGAGCGGCGCGGCTCCGAGACCTGCGCGGCAAGCTCCAGATCGTCTTCCAGGACCCGTTCAGTTCGCTGAGCCCGCGCATGCTCGTGCGCGACATCATCGCCGAGCCGCTCGAGATCCATCACTCGGGCAACCGGCGGGAACGGCAGCGGCGCGTCACCGAGCTTCTCGGGGAGGTCGGACTGAACCCGGAGCACGAGTGGCGTTTCCCCCACGAGTTCTCCGGGGGGCAGCGTCAACGGATCGGGATCGCTCGGGCCCTCGCGCTGCGGCCGGAGTTCATCGTTCTCGACGAGCCGACGAGCGCGCTCGATGTCTCGGTGCAGGCGCAGATCCTCGGCATCCTGAAGAAGCTCCAGTCGGAGCACCGGCTCGCCTACCTGTTCATCTCCCACCACCTTTCCGTCGTGCGAGCGATCAGCCACCGCGTCGTCGTCATGTACCTCGGCAAGGCCGTCGAGCAGGCGTCGACCGAGCGGCTGTTCTCCGAGCCGCTCCACCCGTACACGCAGGCCCTTCTGTCGGCCATCCCGATCCCGGACCCCACCCTCAAGCGCGAGCGGATCGTGCTGGCCGGTGACGTCCCGAACCCGGCCGCGCCCCCGCCCGGCTGCACCTTCCACACCCGTTGCCCGGCCGTGATGCCCGTCTGCTCGAAGATCGAGCCCCCCCTGCTCGAGGTCCGGCCCCAGCACTGGGTCGCCTGCCATCTCTACCCCACTTCGATACGGGGCGAGAGCGTGACGCCGCCCGAGGAAGCGGCGAGCTCCGGCGGCGAGGCCCCAGCCCCTCCGGCCTAG
- a CDS encoding enolase C-terminal domain-like protein: protein MSRIRSSELAMIYDSRGRPTVEATIVLDSGACARAGAPSGASTGVHEVLAFPAGGVGEAISTFSGLVAPRLLGLDPSDTAGVDRVLVEADGTPNFGRIGGNAATAASVAAALAHAHDSHQPLWRVLARPGIDEPRFPAIVGNCLNGGRHAVGGPDIQEFIAFAEGRRIEESIEAAIHVHRWIGAKLHERFPQAALGRGDEGGWVAPLGNVEAVELLTEACAAVRDELHVEVHPGLDLAASEFYTNGRYHYREQVLDSMGQIAFVEKLVERYGLRFVEDPFDQEAFGEFADLTRRVGGSTLVVGDDVYVSQEARVRRGLEENATNAVLIKVNQVGTLSGTFATVDYARSRGAALIASHRSGETPDSWLAHVALGIGARGIKTGVLGGERVAKLNELLRLARPTGA, encoded by the coding sequence ATGAGCCGCATCCGCTCGAGCGAGCTCGCGATGATCTACGATAGCCGCGGCCGACCGACCGTCGAGGCCACGATCGTTCTCGACTCCGGCGCGTGCGCCCGGGCGGGAGCGCCGAGCGGGGCGAGCACCGGTGTCCACGAGGTCCTCGCATTCCCAGCGGGAGGCGTGGGCGAGGCGATCTCGACCTTTTCCGGCCTCGTCGCCCCGCGCCTTCTCGGGCTGGACCCCTCCGATACGGCCGGGGTCGACCGGGTCCTGGTCGAAGCCGACGGCACGCCGAACTTCGGTCGGATCGGGGGCAACGCGGCGACGGCGGCCTCCGTTGCCGCCGCGCTCGCTCACGCGCACGACTCTCACCAGCCGCTCTGGCGCGTGCTCGCGCGTCCCGGGATCGACGAGCCTCGCTTCCCCGCGATCGTGGGCAACTGCCTGAACGGCGGGCGCCACGCGGTCGGGGGGCCGGACATCCAAGAGTTCATCGCCTTCGCGGAAGGCCGACGGATCGAGGAGTCGATCGAGGCCGCGATCCACGTGCACCGATGGATCGGGGCGAAACTGCACGAGCGCTTCCCCCAGGCCGCCCTCGGGCGCGGCGACGAGGGCGGATGGGTCGCGCCGCTCGGCAACGTGGAAGCGGTCGAGCTTCTCACCGAAGCCTGCGCCGCCGTCCGGGACGAGCTCCACGTCGAGGTGCACCCCGGTCTCGATCTCGCGGCGAGCGAGTTCTACACGAACGGCCGGTACCACTACCGCGAGCAGGTCCTCGACAGCATGGGACAGATCGCCTTCGTCGAGAAGCTCGTCGAGCGCTACGGCCTCCGATTCGTGGAGGATCCGTTCGACCAGGAGGCGTTCGGGGAGTTTGCCGACCTCACCCGGCGCGTCGGCGGCTCGACGCTCGTGGTGGGGGACGACGTCTACGTCTCCCAGGAGGCGCGGGTGCGCCGGGGCCTCGAGGAAAACGCCACGAACGCCGTCCTGATCAAGGTCAACCAGGTCGGCACCCTCTCGGGCACCTTCGCCACCGTCGATTACGCCCGCTCGCGTGGAGCGGCCCTCATCGCCTCGCACCGCTCGGGGGAGACCCCGGATTCCTGGCTCGCCCACGTGGCGCTCGGGATCGGGGCTCGGGGCATCAAAACGGGGGTTCTCGGCGGGGAGCGGGTGGCAAAGCTAAATGAACTCCTACGTCTCGCCCGCCCCACCGGAGCTTGA
- the rpsB gene encoding 30S ribosomal protein S2: protein MVPEEDVASADRQIVSDSQDTSPSELLIPEETYLTSGVHIGTQQKSASMRRFIYKVRFDGLHVLDIRETDRRIRAAARFLARYPAARVLAVSQRQYGQKPVRIFSQTTGAVSFAERFVPGCLTNPNLAEYFEPQVLLVTDPATDQQALSEAVSIGIPVVGLCDVNNETRNVDLVIPANNKGRVALATVYWLLTREILKCRAGGAEVPYTLSVEDFQAAL, encoded by the coding sequence ATGGTACCTGAGGAGGATGTGGCGTCGGCCGATCGCCAGATCGTGAGCGACAGCCAGGACACCTCCCCGAGCGAGCTCCTGATCCCCGAGGAGACGTATCTGACCTCGGGCGTGCACATCGGGACCCAGCAGAAGTCGGCGAGCATGCGCCGATTCATCTACAAGGTCCGCTTCGACGGGCTGCACGTCCTCGATATCCGCGAGACCGACCGCCGGATCCGCGCCGCGGCCCGATTCCTCGCGCGATACCCGGCCGCGCGCGTGCTCGCGGTCTCCCAACGCCAGTACGGCCAGAAGCCGGTGCGCATCTTCTCGCAGACGACCGGGGCGGTGTCGTTCGCCGAGCGGTTCGTCCCCGGATGCCTCACCAACCCGAACCTCGCCGAATACTTCGAGCCGCAGGTGCTCCTCGTCACGGACCCGGCCACCGACCAGCAGGCGCTGAGCGAGGCGGTCTCGATCGGGATCCCCGTGGTCGGTCTGTGCGATGTCAACAACGAGACCCGGAACGTCGATCTCGTGATCCCGGCCAACAACAAGGGCCGCGTCGCGCTCGCGACGGTCTACTGGTTGCTCACACGCGAGATCCTGAAGTGCCGGGCGGGCGGGGCCGAGGTCCCGTACACGCTATCGGTCGAGGACTTCCAG
- the mce gene encoding methylmalonyl-CoA epimerase, producing MQVDHLGIAVRSLPEAIERWRPLIEGPISEPEEVASQRVRVVFAQLGGTHIELLEPTAPDSPIARFVESRGEGFHHVAFHVDSVNAELDRLAASGRRLVDARARPGARGRRVGFAHPSAFGGVLVEFVEGP from the coding sequence ATGCAGGTCGATCATCTGGGCATCGCGGTTCGTAGCCTCCCCGAGGCCATCGAGCGTTGGCGCCCGCTCATCGAAGGGCCCATCTCGGAGCCGGAGGAGGTCGCCTCCCAGCGCGTGCGGGTCGTGTTCGCCCAGCTCGGTGGAACGCACATCGAACTCCTCGAACCGACGGCGCCGGACTCTCCGATCGCCCGGTTCGTCGAGAGCCGAGGGGAGGGGTTCCACCACGTCGCCTTCCACGTTGACAGCGTCAACGCCGAGCTCGACCGGCTCGCGGCCTCGGGCCGCCGGCTCGTCGACGCTCGGGCCCGTCCTGGAGCCCGAGGTCGCCGCGTCGGCTTCGCGCACCCTTCCGCGTTCGGGGGGGTCCTCGTCGAGTTCGTGGAGGGCCCATGA
- a CDS encoding methylmalonyl-CoA mutase family protein gives MNRRKPTRRSVGGAAGARWHARARQALGSLPETEAVPLLAEPFEDGEAGYLERIGFPGQRPFTRGIQPTMYRGRPWTIRQYSGFASARETNRRFQYLLRGGQTGLSVAFDLPTQTGYDSDHPRARGEVGRCGVAIASLGDMRTLLGGLPLDRATVSMTINATAPILLALLVAVGEEGGVPRAQLGGTVQNDILKEYVARGTYIYPPEASMRLSTDLIEFATREMPQWNYVSVSGYHMREAGATASQEVAFTLANALAYVRAVQERGLDLDEFLPRLSFFFSSDRGFLEEIAKFRAARRLWGSLVAERLGARRARSMQLRFHTQTAGSSLTAQQPELNVVRTTVEALAAVLGGTQSLHTNALDEAIGLPTESAARLAMRTQQIIAEESGIPNTVDPLGGAYEIEWLTDRIEREAREYIERIDAMGGSLVAIEKGFLQAEIAREAYRIALARESRQEIVVGVNGHTEGNPRFTLFPREERGGVRGQRISPAEERRQAERIARWRRARDARAASAALDALERTARSSENVMAGVLVAVRAGVTLGEIADTWRGVFGEHRPSTAF, from the coding sequence ATGAACCGACGCAAGCCCACCCGGCGCTCGGTAGGTGGAGCGGCGGGTGCTCGATGGCACGCCCGCGCTCGGCAGGCGCTCGGGTCCCTTCCGGAGACGGAGGCAGTACCCTTGCTTGCGGAACCTTTCGAGGACGGGGAAGCGGGGTATCTCGAGCGGATCGGCTTTCCGGGCCAGAGGCCGTTCACCCGCGGCATCCAGCCTACGATGTACCGCGGCCGACCGTGGACCATCCGCCAGTATTCGGGGTTTGCGAGCGCGCGGGAGACCAATCGCCGCTTCCAGTATCTGCTCAGGGGCGGCCAGACGGGTCTCTCGGTCGCCTTCGATCTGCCGACCCAGACGGGGTATGATTCCGACCACCCGCGCGCGCGCGGAGAGGTCGGCCGCTGCGGAGTCGCGATCGCGTCCCTCGGTGACATGCGGACGCTCCTCGGTGGGCTGCCGCTCGACCGGGCCACCGTTTCCATGACGATCAACGCCACCGCGCCGATCCTGCTCGCGCTCCTGGTCGCCGTAGGCGAGGAGGGCGGAGTCCCCCGCGCCCAGCTCGGGGGGACGGTCCAGAACGACATCCTGAAGGAGTACGTCGCGCGCGGGACCTACATCTACCCGCCCGAAGCGTCGATGCGCCTCTCGACCGACCTCATCGAGTTCGCGACCCGGGAGATGCCCCAGTGGAACTACGTCTCCGTCTCGGGGTACCACATGCGCGAGGCCGGCGCCACGGCCTCCCAGGAGGTCGCCTTTACGCTCGCCAACGCGCTCGCCTACGTCCGAGCGGTCCAGGAGCGCGGCCTCGATCTTGACGAGTTCCTCCCGAGACTCTCGTTCTTCTTCTCCTCGGACCGGGGGTTCCTGGAGGAGATCGCCAAGTTCCGCGCGGCGCGTCGGCTCTGGGGCTCGCTCGTCGCGGAGAGGCTCGGCGCCCGCCGCGCGCGATCGATGCAACTGCGCTTCCACACGCAGACCGCGGGCTCCAGCCTCACCGCCCAGCAACCCGAGCTCAACGTCGTCCGCACGACCGTCGAGGCCCTCGCGGCCGTACTGGGAGGAACCCAGTCGCTGCACACGAACGCGCTCGACGAGGCGATCGGCCTCCCGACGGAGTCGGCCGCGCGGCTCGCGATGCGCACCCAGCAGATCATCGCGGAGGAGTCCGGGATCCCGAACACGGTCGATCCTCTCGGCGGCGCCTACGAGATCGAGTGGTTGACCGATCGGATCGAACGCGAGGCCCGCGAGTACATCGAACGGATCGACGCGATGGGAGGCTCGCTCGTCGCGATCGAGAAGGGGTTCCTGCAGGCCGAGATCGCGCGCGAAGCGTATCGCATCGCGCTCGCCCGCGAATCCCGGCAGGAGATCGTGGTCGGCGTCAACGGACACACCGAGGGCAATCCCCGATTCACGCTGTTCCCCCGCGAGGAGCGCGGGGGGGTCCGAGGGCAACGGATCTCTCCGGCCGAGGAACGTCGGCAGGCCGAACGGATCGCCCGCTGGCGCCGCGCGCGGGATGCGCGGGCCGCCTCCGCCGCGCTCGATGCGCTCGAGCGGACGGCCCGCTCTTCGGAGAACGTCATGGCCGGAGTGCTCGTGGCCGTGCGCGCGGGGGTCACCCTCGGAGAGATCGCCGATACGTGGCGCGGCGTGTTCGGGGAGCACCGACCGTCGACGGCGTTCTAG
- a CDS encoding ABC transporter ATP-binding protein → MRAQATRGSTRAAIQRRRRTERYSHFYYGLWGFRSRVGRALKNEMFWRVVAHLEGVTIANPVQVARGYPHELSGGMLQRVMIAMALCAEPDLLIADEPTTALDVTIQAQILELMRDLKDRVGTAIMLITHDLAIIAEVADRVCVMYAGQIVETGLVRDIFSRPLHPYAQGLLASIPRLDQPDKELASIPGSVPNLIHPPEGCRFHPRCPYAMPICKEKRPPTTVEGPGHTVACFLYEGPVAAD, encoded by the coding sequence ATGCGGGCGCAGGCGACGCGCGGTTCGACGCGCGCCGCGATCCAGCGCCGGCGCCGCACCGAGCGCTACTCGCACTTCTACTACGGGCTCTGGGGGTTCCGCTCCCGGGTCGGACGCGCGCTCAAGAACGAGATGTTCTGGCGAGTGGTCGCGCATCTTGAAGGCGTCACGATCGCGAACCCGGTCCAGGTCGCGCGAGGCTATCCGCACGAGCTCTCCGGAGGGATGCTGCAGCGGGTGATGATCGCGATGGCCCTGTGCGCGGAACCGGATCTGCTCATCGCCGACGAACCGACGACCGCGCTCGACGTGACGATCCAGGCCCAGATCCTCGAGCTCATGCGCGACCTGAAGGATCGGGTCGGCACGGCGATCATGCTGATCACCCACGACCTCGCGATCATCGCGGAGGTCGCCGACCGCGTCTGCGTCATGTACGCGGGCCAGATCGTCGAGACCGGCCTCGTCCGCGACATCTTCAGCCGCCCGCTGCATCCGTACGCCCAGGGGCTCCTCGCGTCGATCCCCCGCCTCGATCAGCCGGACAAGGAGCTCGCTTCGATCCCCGGCTCGGTCCCGAACCTGATCCATCCGCCCGAGGGCTGCCGCTTCCACCCGCGCTGCCCGTACGCGATGCCGATCTGCAAGGAGAAGAGGCCCCCGACCACGGTCGAAGGACCAGGTCACACCGTCGCGTGCTTTTTATACGAGGGACCAGTCGCGGCGGACTAG
- a CDS encoding PEGA domain-containing protein: MNASMVYRSAGLTAIIVAALMLGSVFVPVAGLSHGTAASTAPLTPVGAATPATASTAPISAPSSNGPHPGTLDIYEVAPGGAKTEDPSVAYDTLSYEPILNVYQTLIAYNGSSTTQFVPQLATCVPGSAQCTSLYGSTLIQNNATTGYPQYFTFVLDSAAQFYDPSTGGHWGVYPSDVMFTLSRTMSFAELPGVGTQNGWIQTQALLPYGSHAYDGGIHYPWNNTPGNVLSSMLVNDSAFCPAAAMSQNGCITFNAAGSGTDWPFFLQLVADPLGSGIEPCGWFTYVGAGVPGYTGTGAASGDGPCLLPGGATSTSQSAFQNYVATVNPKSWDALQLLAASSPLNPQPAVKESMVGSGPYFTEAIDNAIGYVLQASPAYHAPTGCAGQQGCQPLPGGYQGTVNVFWEQTDQQGIANYQAGQADLAGIQLPAHVSTLKTLLSAGKIDLTYIPTISIFFMPYNLNFNVTVTNTLVGNPSTTNVPGDFFSQIGLRQFITNAYPYATVNSSLLQAGGISTGFGYGGALPKYLGNYYAYNISWPQGDPSTNPSVVGGAAWWWAQANNPSSPYYDAELAACTTANPCIFPITSETGSTFYDAAIVDLIGEIESLTGNRLMPYTFDITFAAYLGYAFAPPGSNGLPLWNLGWAPDYPDPTDYAVPMYLPDSTYTYGDSVAEELSLPAFNSPSCPFAANYTDASSAWAALVYYHSLQQLPNACQGIAYGVSTYWYNVAGPLAVGAQRTLDYQMANQLDFLLSLYIWNFQLTEPTTYAPWIDGTSLNSNVMQGGGGDNTWYTVGYASAVSTASVTTSGLPAGTAWTATVGYDTQTGTGSSLAFTLAPGTYNYYIWPANGYAVSPANGTIQITAGNTTTVSAAFTSYGSTPLVPVTFSQSGIITGSASWAAIVPGVGAWYTTSTSVTVNIPVGSYPYTVMPTAGYTVASPSGSVTAGTGGASVAIAFVPIFPTPTYAVVVTESGLAVGTSWSATLNGFTQTSTQSSITFYQASGTYAYTVGSVAGYNPPSPPSGAVSTAASLVVVPIAFTASITAGTLAVTLQSGGPTSATLYINGVSAGTINAGTPYTTPSNPGSYSISVVASGYYTYYNNATVVGGSTTSVPVTMNSNSAGSTSSSSGISNTAWALIGLFIVLTVVFLVTTVYYMRRAKPPASPPPSWSSGSSGTQGGNMPPPSK, from the coding sequence GTGAACGCATCGATGGTCTACCGAAGCGCCGGACTGACCGCCATCATCGTGGCCGCCCTCATGCTGGGGAGCGTCTTCGTGCCGGTGGCGGGTTTGTCTCATGGGACTGCCGCCTCGACCGCTCCACTCACGCCAGTGGGCGCGGCGACTCCCGCGACCGCCTCTACGGCCCCGATCTCGGCCCCCTCCAGTAATGGACCGCACCCGGGAACCTTGGACATCTACGAGGTCGCTCCCGGTGGTGCTAAGACGGAAGATCCTTCGGTCGCATACGACACCCTCAGTTACGAGCCTATTCTCAACGTCTATCAGACCCTGATTGCGTACAACGGTTCCAGCACAACCCAGTTCGTTCCGCAGCTCGCGACGTGCGTTCCGGGCTCGGCTCAGTGCACGTCGCTCTACGGGTCCACGCTGATCCAGAACAATGCCACGACGGGCTACCCCCAGTACTTCACCTTCGTACTGGACTCCGCAGCCCAGTTCTATGACCCGAGCACGGGCGGCCACTGGGGAGTCTACCCCTCGGACGTCATGTTCACCCTGTCCCGGACGATGAGCTTCGCGGAGCTCCCCGGCGTGGGAACCCAGAACGGTTGGATCCAGACCCAGGCCCTCCTCCCGTACGGCAGTCACGCGTACGACGGCGGGATCCACTACCCGTGGAACAACACCCCGGGCAACGTTCTCAGTTCGATGCTGGTCAACGACTCCGCCTTCTGTCCGGCAGCGGCGATGAGCCAGAACGGATGCATCACCTTCAACGCGGCGGGAAGTGGCACCGACTGGCCGTTCTTCCTCCAGTTGGTGGCGGACCCGCTCGGATCGGGTATCGAGCCGTGCGGCTGGTTCACCTACGTGGGCGCGGGAGTCCCCGGCTACACGGGAACCGGCGCGGCCAGCGGAGACGGGCCTTGCCTGCTCCCCGGCGGCGCGACCAGCACCTCCCAATCGGCCTTCCAGAACTACGTTGCAACGGTCAACCCGAAGAGCTGGGATGCGCTCCAGCTCCTCGCGGCGTCCAGCCCCCTGAACCCGCAGCCCGCGGTGAAGGAGAGCATGGTCGGATCCGGTCCATACTTCACGGAGGCGATCGACAACGCGATCGGGTACGTGCTCCAGGCCAGCCCGGCCTACCACGCCCCGACCGGCTGCGCCGGGCAACAGGGATGCCAGCCGCTCCCGGGTGGCTATCAGGGTACGGTCAATGTCTTCTGGGAGCAGACGGACCAGCAGGGGATCGCGAACTACCAGGCCGGGCAAGCCGACCTGGCAGGGATCCAGCTACCGGCCCACGTTTCCACACTGAAGACGCTGCTCAGCGCTGGGAAGATCGACCTAACGTACATCCCGACGATCTCTATCTTCTTCATGCCGTACAACCTGAACTTCAACGTGACGGTTACGAACACGCTGGTCGGGAACCCGTCGACGACGAATGTCCCCGGTGATTTCTTCAGCCAGATCGGTCTGCGGCAGTTCATCACCAATGCCTACCCGTATGCTACGGTCAACTCGAGCTTGCTCCAGGCCGGCGGTATCTCCACGGGATTCGGCTACGGTGGTGCGCTCCCGAAGTACCTGGGTAACTACTACGCGTACAACATCAGCTGGCCTCAGGGCGACCCCAGCACGAACCCCAGCGTTGTCGGTGGCGCGGCGTGGTGGTGGGCTCAGGCCAACAACCCGAGTTCGCCGTACTACGATGCCGAGCTCGCGGCGTGCACGACCGCGAACCCGTGCATCTTCCCGATCACGAGCGAGACGGGATCGACGTTCTACGATGCAGCGATCGTCGACCTAATCGGCGAGATCGAGTCGTTGACGGGCAACCGCCTGATGCCGTACACGTTCGACATCACCTTCGCGGCGTACCTCGGCTACGCGTTCGCTCCCCCGGGATCGAACGGGCTACCGCTGTGGAACCTCGGTTGGGCCCCTGACTACCCCGACCCCACGGACTACGCGGTCCCGATGTATCTGCCCGACTCGACGTACACCTACGGAGATTCGGTCGCTGAGGAGCTCAGCCTCCCGGCGTTCAACTCCCCCTCGTGTCCGTTCGCGGCGAACTACACCGATGCGAGTTCGGCCTGGGCGGCCTTGGTATACTACCACAGCCTCCAACAGCTCCCGAACGCGTGCCAGGGTATCGCCTACGGTGTCTCGACCTATTGGTACAACGTAGCCGGCCCCCTCGCCGTGGGCGCTCAGCGAACCCTCGACTACCAGATGGCGAACCAGCTGGACTTCCTGCTGTCGCTGTACATCTGGAACTTCCAGTTGACGGAGCCCACGACCTATGCCCCGTGGATTGACGGCACCTCTCTGAACTCGAACGTCATGCAGGGCGGCGGTGGAGACAACACCTGGTACACGGTGGGATACGCCTCGGCGGTGTCCACGGCCTCGGTCACTACGTCCGGTCTCCCAGCGGGAACGGCGTGGACGGCGACGGTCGGGTACGACACGCAGACCGGAACGGGATCCTCTCTGGCGTTCACCCTCGCGCCCGGGACGTACAACTACTACATCTGGCCGGCGAACGGCTACGCCGTCAGCCCCGCGAACGGCACGATCCAGATCACGGCGGGCAACACGACCACGGTGAGCGCGGCCTTCACCTCGTACGGGAGCACGCCTCTCGTCCCGGTGACGTTCTCGCAGTCGGGCATCATCACTGGTTCTGCCAGCTGGGCGGCGATTGTTCCGGGCGTCGGTGCGTGGTATACCACCAGCACGTCGGTCACGGTCAACATCCCGGTAGGATCGTACCCGTACACGGTGATGCCGACGGCGGGCTACACGGTAGCCTCTCCCTCGGGATCCGTTACGGCCGGCACGGGCGGGGCCTCGGTAGCGATTGCCTTCGTGCCGATCTTCCCCACGCCGACCTACGCGGTCGTTGTGACGGAGTCGGGCCTCGCGGTGGGAACGAGCTGGAGCGCGACGCTCAACGGGTTTACCCAGACGTCCACCCAGTCGTCGATCACCTTCTACCAGGCGAGTGGGACGTACGCGTACACTGTCGGCTCGGTCGCGGGGTACAACCCCCCCAGCCCACCGAGCGGTGCAGTGTCCACGGCGGCCTCACTGGTGGTCGTGCCGATCGCGTTCACCGCGAGCATCACGGCGGGGACCCTGGCGGTCACCCTGCAATCCGGTGGTCCGACCTCCGCGACGCTCTACATCAACGGGGTATCGGCCGGGACGATTAACGCGGGCACGCCGTACACGACCCCGTCGAACCCGGGAAGCTACTCGATCTCCGTGGTCGCGAGTGGGTACTACACCTACTACAACAACGCGACCGTGGTGGGCGGGTCGACGACCTCGGTGCCGGTGACCATGAACTCGAACAGCGCCGGTTCGACCAGCAGCAGCAGCGGGATCAGCAACACCGCATGGGCTCTGATCGGACTGTTCATCGTGCTGACGGTGGTCTTCCTGGTCACGACGGTCTACTACATGCGCCGGGCGAAGCCGCCCGCGTCACCACCTCCAAGCTGGTCGTCCGGTAGCAGCGGGACCCAGGGTGGCAACATGCCGCCCCCGAGCAAGTAG